Within Streptomyces roseirectus, the genomic segment GCGGGGGCGGGACGGCACGCGGTCTGAGCGTCGCCGGGAACCGGGCGTCGGCGGCGTTGCTCCGCACGGCCCTGGACCTCTCGGTCACCTCGCCGCCATGGCGCCGCACCGCGACGGCAGCCCGGCGCACCTGCGCGAGGCGGTCGAGGCGAGCCCCCCGCCCTCCTCCACATCGCCGCTCCCACCACGGGCCGACGTCACCACTCGACGACGAGCCTCGACACCCCGCGCGTCACAAGACCCTCCCGCCAGACCAGGGACCCCTCCCGGGAGGAGAGGCGGAGGCCGGGGAAGCGTTGCCAGAGGCGGGGCAGGGCGATGCGCAGTTGGAGGAGGACCAGGGGTGCGCCCAGGCAGCGGTGGACGCCGTGGCCGAACGTGAGGTGGGTGGGTGCTCCGGCGTCGTGGTTGCAGTGGAGGAGGGAGACGATGACGGCCTCGCCCTGACGCACCGTCGTCCCGCCGAGGACGACGTCCTCGACAGCCACCCGGGGAAAACTGATGGGTGTGGACGGCGTCCTGCGCAGCAACTCCTCGACGGAGACCCCGACGGGCACGTCGCCGGTGAGCAATTCGAGGATGGCGAGGCTGAGTTGATGGGCGGTGGTCTCGTAGCCGGCCATGAGGAGCGCCAGCCCGAGGTTGATCAGCTCGGTCCGGGAGATCTCGCCCGCCCGCTCGACCCGCACGAGCGCGCTCAGCAGATCAGGACCCGGCGTCTCCCGCTTCCGGTCGAGCAGCGAGGACATGTAGCCGACGAGCGTCAGGACATGGCGGCGCCGGCCGCGCACTCCTTGGGGCGTCATGTCGAACAGCGCGGTCACGGCCGCGTCGAACACCGGCCGGTCCGCCACCGGCACGCCGAGCAGCGCGCTCAACGCGACCATCGGAAGCGGCGAGGCGTAACCGCTGACCAGATCGGCGCCCGGCCCCACGTCCGCCACCCGGTCCAGCAGGACGTCCACGGCCTCCTCGATCACCGCCGCCCGCGCGGCGACCCGAGCGCTGGTGAACGCGGCGGCGGCGACCCGTCGCAGCCGGGCGTGATCGGCGCCGTCCAGACTCATGACCGAGTTGGGCGAGAGGTCGACGGACCCCCACCTCGGCGCGCCGGGACGGACGGCCGCCGCTCTGCTGAGCCGCGCGTCGGCCAGCGCGGCACGCCCCACGGCGTGGTCGGTGACCAGCCACATGTGATCCCCCGTCGGCATCCGCACCCGCGTGACGCCCGCCCCCGACGGCACCGCAAGGAAGGACGGCAGGGGCCCGAACCGGCGGTGGTCGAACGCCACGGTCAGCGACTCCCGCCGGTCACCCGGGCGTACGCCCCGAACTGCGTCGGCCCGCTGACCCGCACACCCCGGGACA encodes:
- a CDS encoding cytochrome P450, which produces MAFDHRRFGPLPSFLAVPSGAGVTRVRMPTGDHMWLVTDHAVGRAALADARLSRAAAVRPGAPRWGSVDLSPNSVMSLDGADHARLRRVAAAAFTSARVAARAAVIEEAVDVLLDRVADVGPGADLVSGYASPLPMVALSALLGVPVADRPVFDAAVTALFDMTPQGVRGRRRHVLTLVGYMSSLLDRKRETPGPDLLSALVRVERAGEISRTELINLGLALLMAGYETTAHQLSLAILELLTGDVPVGVSVEELLRRTPSTPISFPRVAVEDVVLGGTTVRQGEAVIVSLLHCNHDAGAPTHLTFGHGVHRCLGAPLVLLQLRIALPRLWQRFPGLRLSSREGSLVWREGLVTRGVSRLVVEW